The Setaria italica strain Yugu1 chromosome IX, Setaria_italica_v2.0, whole genome shotgun sequence genome has a window encoding:
- the LOC101781349 gene encoding WD repeat-containing protein 6 isoform X1 yields the protein MAAAGHLRPGSYLGDVSALSFLPSSPRPLLLAGTGSELLVYEVGAARLVAAFQVFDGVRVHGIERRGGSPNCSNCSLAVFGERRVKLFSLGVGVSADGDGSEVGEVRLELEQRLPGFDHWVLDARFLEVDRLLAIGLSDNSVALWDLSKRMLVTRVKSPEKCLLYSMRMWGDSVRELLVASGTILNEILIWKLAPQNLGPSLLRSCEGDTSDVNDYEIRRLGDNQYMTVHLGRLKEHEGSIFRIAWSSDGSKFMSVSDDRSARLWMLSFKSQSFVNQTASQDTVEIIPNLTLFGHSARIWDCYVSDSIVITAGEDCTCCIWGMDGKLVKMFKEHIGRGIWRCLFDPNSLLLVTAGFDSAIKVHHLCSSTFHDKVEDKAVSDGLNYDYEIFVVSSPSVSGQYGPLDSKSEYVRCLHFAEENVLYVATNNGYLHHAELSNVEDVRWTEIIQVTEKAPIICMDVTTTYSNLSLNREDIIALGDGRGNVTIVRLTNGSIEPKVNLSFTWPAEKDRQLLGVYWCRSLECSHIFTADPRGVLKLWNIRDALFSSTDVINAPQKCPLVAVFESSFGARIMCLDVSPRAEILIAGDKKGNITAFPFPKILVLYDSGVMQQKMPPCDRFKGAHGISSVTSVHIKDSSSDQIEIHTTGGDGCICFFKYGRNVCKIEFFGMRQVKELGTIQSIYTNLAPESQLSTYAIGFTSADFIIWDLENETKMAQVSCGGWRRPYSYYLGTVPEYQNCLAFVKDHDIHIHRHWAPTQDKKLLPQVLHLQFHGREVHSLCFIDPASYSHLENSSDLLIATGCEDGTVRLTGFLTSGSGRWRSSKLLGEHVGGSAVRATCFTPKTYTITDKSCDYSSNGISDDITVENKDETLLLISVGSKQVLTTWILQPRIENGQVCLNGLDVDSKQSSKNLESGDLAMSFQWLTTHMPPKLTRNRLKAGHIKQSGEEGSSSAVQPNLGVMDHMENDWRYLSVTAFLLKHPVLRLTVCFVVVACSDATVVLRALLLPSRLWFDVALLVPQASPVLVLRHIIINASHYKDDDGDRYLIVSGSTDGSITFWNLTETVHGFMQLISETHPHMSIDCQRRPRTGRGSQGGRRRWRSLANHSSKKRDGDKSPPDGSNPSTPYATENSSETCGVENTHNTVHEGSDGSNSEMPSSTQSCDVPELMPILLLSGVHQSGVNCLHISYSATDKSYCIISGGDDQAVQCFSFTVGSLEDSSTTTARLNLHDNGTLKILFQHKVPSAHSAAVKGIWTDGTWAFSTGLDQRVRCWKMESSAKFTEYSHAIISVPEPETLDVFHDRAKTKYQIAVAGRGMQMVEFSPPEDDCQR from the exons atggccgccgccggccacctccgtcCGGGCTCCTACCTGGGGGACGTCTCCGcgctctccttcctcccctcctcgcCCCGCCCTCTCCTACTCGCCG GCACCGGGTCGGAGCTGCTTGTGTACGAGGTGGGCGCCGCCAGGCTCGTCGCTGCGTTCCAAGTGTTCGACGGAGTGCGCGTCCACGGCATCGAGCGCCGGGGAGGAAGCCCCAATTGCTCCAACTGCTCGCTCGCGGTGTTCGGTGAGAGGAGGGTTAAGCTATTCTCCCTCGGGGTCGGTGTCAGTGCAGATGGCGATGGCAGTGAAGTGGGCGAGGTGCGGCTCGAGCTGGAGCAGAGGCTCCCGGGGTTCGATCACTGGGTGCTCGACGCTCGTTTCCTGGAG GTCGATCGGCTGCTTGCCATTGGTCTGAGTGACAATTCAGTTGCGCTGTGGGATTTGAGCAAGCGCATGTTGGTTACCCGAGTGAAATCTCCAG AGAAGTGCCTTCTGTATTCCATGAGAATGTGGGGAGACTCTGTCAGAGAACTTCTTGTGGCATCCGGAACCATTTTAAATGAG ATTCTCATATGGAAATTGGCACCGCAAAATCTGGGACCCTCCTTGTTACGCTCGTGTGAAGGGGATACTTCTGATGTCAATGATTACGAAATCAGACGTCTTGGTGATAATCAGTACATGACAGTTCATCTTGGTAGGCTGAAGGAACATGAAGGTTCAATATTCCGAATAGCTTGGTCCTCTGATGGATCAAAGTTTATGTCTGTTTCTGATGACCGTAG TGCTCGCCTGTGGATGCTGAGTTTCAAGTCACAGAGTTTTGTCAATCAGACAGCCAGTCAAGATACTGTTGAAATTATACCAAACCTCACACTTTTTGGACATAGTGCTAGGATATGGGATTGCTATGTttctgattct ATAGTTATAACTGCTGGTGAGGATTGTACTTGTTGCATTTGGGGAATGGATGGAAAGCTGGTCAAGATGTTCAAAGAACACAT TGGCCGAGGAATATGGCGATGTTTGTTTGACCCAAACTCACTGCTTCTGGTCACTGCTGGGTTTGATTCAGCAATCAAAGTGCACCATCTATGCAGCTCCACTTTTCATGACAAAGTGGAAGACAAAGCGGTATCTGATGGTCTGAACTATGATTATGAGATCTTCGTAGTATCTTCTCCTTCTGTTTCGGGGCAGTATGGTCCCCTGGATAG CAAAAGCGAGTATGTTCGTTGTCTACACTTTGCAGAAGAAAATGTTCTGTATGTTGCCACAAATAATGGATATCTGCATCATGCTGAACTCTCTAACGTAGAGGATGTAAGATGGACTGAGATTATTCAGGTCACTGAGAAAGCACCAATTATCTGCATGGATGTCACGACAACATACTCAAACCTTTCTTTGAATAGGGAGGATATAATTGCCCTTGGAGATGGCCGGGGAAATGTTACTATCGTCCGTTTAACCAATGGCAGCATTGAACCAAAAGTGAACTTATCTTTTACCTGGCCAGCAGAAAAAGATAGGCAACTACTTGGAGTATACTGGTGCAGGTCACTCGAATGTAG TCACATTTTCACAGCTGATCCTAGGGGTGTGCTTAAGTTATGGAACATAAGAGATGCCCTGTTCTCAAGTACGGATGTTATCAATGCACCTCAGAAGTGTCCACTTGTAGCAGTGTTTGAATCCTCCTTTGGAGCTCGAATCATGTGTTTAGATGTATCTCCTCGAGCGGAG ATCCTTATAGCTGGTGATAAAAAGGGTAACATCACAGCCTTTCCTTTCCCAAAAATATTGGTACTGTATGACAGTGGTGTGATGCAACAGAAGATGCCTCCATGTGACCGTTTTAAAGGAGCTCATGGCATTTCTAGTGTCACAAGTGTTCATATAAAAGACTCCAGTTCCGATCAAATTGAAATTCACACT ACTGGGGGAGATGGCTGCATTTGCTTCTTCAAGTATGGAAGAAATGTGTGCAAGATTGAATTTTTTGGAATGAGGCAAGTAAAAGAATTGGGCACCATTCAATCCATCTACACTAATCTTGCACCTGAGAGCCAATTGAGTACCTATGCAATAGGTTTCACTTCTGCAGATTTTATCATTTGGGACCTTGAGAATGAAACAAAG ATGGCTCAAGTATCCTGTGGAGGTTGGCGGCGCCCTTATTCTTATTATCTTGGGACAGTCCCTGAGTATCAGAACTGCTTGGCCTTTGTAAAG GATCATGATATTCACATTCACAGGCATTGGGCGCCAACTCAAGATAAGAAATTACTCCCTCAAGTTCTCCATTTGCAGTTTCATGGTAGAGAAGTGCACTCATTGTGCTTCATAGATCCAGCAAGTTATTCACATCTTGAGAATAGCTCAGATCTGTTGATAGCAACAGGATGTGAAGATGGAACTGTGCGCCTTACAGg ATTCTTGACTAGTGGTTCTGGGAGATGGCGTTCCTCAAAGTTGCTAGGGGAACATGTTGGCGGTTCAGCAGTGCGAGCTACGTGCTTCACCCCGAAGACCTACACAATAACAGATAAATCATGTGACTACAGTTCAAACGGCATTTCTGATGACATTACGGTTGAAAACAAAGATGAGACTTTGTTACTCATATCTGTTGGATCAAAGCAAGTCCTGACTACTTGGATTTTGCAACCAAGGATAGAAAATGGACAAGTATGTCTGAATGGCTTAGATGTTGACTCCAAGCAAAGCTCCAAAAACTTGGAAAGTGGTGATTTGGCCATGTCATTTCAATGGCTAACTACCCACATGCCACCAAAGCTTACCAGGAACAGGTTGAAAGCTGGCCATATAAAACAGAGTGGTGAGGAAGGAAGTTCCTCTGCTGTGCAGCCAAATCTGGGTGTTATGGATCACATGGAAAATGACTGGCGTTACCTTTCTGTTACAGCATTTCTTTTGAAGCATCCGGTTCTTAG GTTGACCGTatgctttgttgttgttgcttgcTCAGACGCAACGGTTGTGCTCCGTGCTCTTCTGTTGCCTTCTCGATTGTG GTTTGATGTTGCCTTGTTGGTTCCACAGGCATCACCAGTTCTGGTGCTGCGGCATATTATCATCAATGCTAGCCACTATAAAG ATGATGATGGAGATAGATACCTTATTGTGAGTGGATCTACAGATGGTAGCATTACTTTCTGGAACCTGACAGAGACAGTTCATGGCTTCATGCAACTAATATCAGAGACGCATCCACACATGAGTATTGATTGTCAAAGGCGTCCCAGGACAGGAAGAGGGAGCCAAGGCGGTCGTCGCCGATGGAGATCACTGGCAAACCATTCTTCGAAAAAGAGAGATGGAGATAAATCACCCCCTGATGGGAGCAACCCGAGTACCCCATATGCTACTGAAAATTCATCTGAAACTTGTGGTGTGGAAAACACTCACAACACAGTGCATGAAGGAAGTGATGGCTCAAATTCTGAGATGCCTTCAAGTACCCAATCATGTGACGTACCTGAATTGATGCCAATACTATTATTATCTGGTGTCCATCAGTCAGGCGTTAATTGTCTCCACATATCATACTCAGCAACTGACAAGTCATACTGCATCATAAGTGGTGGGGATGATCAGGCTGTTCAGTGCTTCAGCTTCACAGTAGGATCTCTAGAGGACTCCTCAACTACCACAGCTAGGCTAAACTTGCATGACAATGGTACACTTAAAATTCTATTCCAACATAAGGTCCCATCAGCTCATAGTGCAGCAGTTAAAG GAATCTGGACAGACGGTACCTGGGCTTTCTCTACTGGCCTTGATCAAAGAGTAAGATGCTGGAAGATGGAATCATCTGCCAAATTCACGGAATACTCCCATGCTATCATTAGCGTGCCTGAACCTGAAACTCTAGATGTTTTCCATGACCG GGCAAAGACGAAGTACCAGATTGCTGTTGCTGGAAGGGGTATGCAAATGGTTGAGTTTTCACCACCTGAAGACGATTGCCAAAGGTGA
- the LOC101781349 gene encoding WD repeat-containing protein 6 isoform X2 codes for MAAAGHLRPGSYLGDVSALSFLPSSPRPLLLAGTGSELLVYEVGAARLVAAFQVFDGVRVHGIERRGGSPNCSNCSLAVFGERRVKLFSLGVGVSADGDGSEVGEVDRLLAIGLSDNSVALWDLSKRMLVTRVKSPEKCLLYSMRMWGDSVRELLVASGTILNEILIWKLAPQNLGPSLLRSCEGDTSDVNDYEIRRLGDNQYMTVHLGRLKEHEGSIFRIAWSSDGSKFMSVSDDRSARLWMLSFKSQSFVNQTASQDTVEIIPNLTLFGHSARIWDCYVSDSIVITAGEDCTCCIWGMDGKLVKMFKEHIGRGIWRCLFDPNSLLLVTAGFDSAIKVHHLCSSTFHDKVEDKAVSDGLNYDYEIFVVSSPSVSGQYGPLDSKSEYVRCLHFAEENVLYVATNNGYLHHAELSNVEDVRWTEIIQVTEKAPIICMDVTTTYSNLSLNREDIIALGDGRGNVTIVRLTNGSIEPKVNLSFTWPAEKDRQLLGVYWCRSLECSHIFTADPRGVLKLWNIRDALFSSTDVINAPQKCPLVAVFESSFGARIMCLDVSPRAEILIAGDKKGNITAFPFPKILVLYDSGVMQQKMPPCDRFKGAHGISSVTSVHIKDSSSDQIEIHTTGGDGCICFFKYGRNVCKIEFFGMRQVKELGTIQSIYTNLAPESQLSTYAIGFTSADFIIWDLENETKMAQVSCGGWRRPYSYYLGTVPEYQNCLAFVKDHDIHIHRHWAPTQDKKLLPQVLHLQFHGREVHSLCFIDPASYSHLENSSDLLIATGCEDGTVRLTGFLTSGSGRWRSSKLLGEHVGGSAVRATCFTPKTYTITDKSCDYSSNGISDDITVENKDETLLLISVGSKQVLTTWILQPRIENGQVCLNGLDVDSKQSSKNLESGDLAMSFQWLTTHMPPKLTRNRLKAGHIKQSGEEGSSSAVQPNLGVMDHMENDWRYLSVTAFLLKHPVLRLTVCFVVVACSDATVVLRALLLPSRLWFDVALLVPQASPVLVLRHIIINASHYKDDDGDRYLIVSGSTDGSITFWNLTETVHGFMQLISETHPHMSIDCQRRPRTGRGSQGGRRRWRSLANHSSKKRDGDKSPPDGSNPSTPYATENSSETCGVENTHNTVHEGSDGSNSEMPSSTQSCDVPELMPILLLSGVHQSGVNCLHISYSATDKSYCIISGGDDQAVQCFSFTVGSLEDSSTTTARLNLHDNGTLKILFQHKVPSAHSAAVKGIWTDGTWAFSTGLDQRVRCWKMESSAKFTEYSHAIISVPEPETLDVFHDRAKTKYQIAVAGRGMQMVEFSPPEDDCQR; via the exons atggccgccgccggccacctccgtcCGGGCTCCTACCTGGGGGACGTCTCCGcgctctccttcctcccctcctcgcCCCGCCCTCTCCTACTCGCCG GCACCGGGTCGGAGCTGCTTGTGTACGAGGTGGGCGCCGCCAGGCTCGTCGCTGCGTTCCAAGTGTTCGACGGAGTGCGCGTCCACGGCATCGAGCGCCGGGGAGGAAGCCCCAATTGCTCCAACTGCTCGCTCGCGGTGTTCGGTGAGAGGAGGGTTAAGCTATTCTCCCTCGGGGTCGGTGTCAGTGCAGATGGCGATGGCAGTGAAGTGGGCGAG GTCGATCGGCTGCTTGCCATTGGTCTGAGTGACAATTCAGTTGCGCTGTGGGATTTGAGCAAGCGCATGTTGGTTACCCGAGTGAAATCTCCAG AGAAGTGCCTTCTGTATTCCATGAGAATGTGGGGAGACTCTGTCAGAGAACTTCTTGTGGCATCCGGAACCATTTTAAATGAG ATTCTCATATGGAAATTGGCACCGCAAAATCTGGGACCCTCCTTGTTACGCTCGTGTGAAGGGGATACTTCTGATGTCAATGATTACGAAATCAGACGTCTTGGTGATAATCAGTACATGACAGTTCATCTTGGTAGGCTGAAGGAACATGAAGGTTCAATATTCCGAATAGCTTGGTCCTCTGATGGATCAAAGTTTATGTCTGTTTCTGATGACCGTAG TGCTCGCCTGTGGATGCTGAGTTTCAAGTCACAGAGTTTTGTCAATCAGACAGCCAGTCAAGATACTGTTGAAATTATACCAAACCTCACACTTTTTGGACATAGTGCTAGGATATGGGATTGCTATGTttctgattct ATAGTTATAACTGCTGGTGAGGATTGTACTTGTTGCATTTGGGGAATGGATGGAAAGCTGGTCAAGATGTTCAAAGAACACAT TGGCCGAGGAATATGGCGATGTTTGTTTGACCCAAACTCACTGCTTCTGGTCACTGCTGGGTTTGATTCAGCAATCAAAGTGCACCATCTATGCAGCTCCACTTTTCATGACAAAGTGGAAGACAAAGCGGTATCTGATGGTCTGAACTATGATTATGAGATCTTCGTAGTATCTTCTCCTTCTGTTTCGGGGCAGTATGGTCCCCTGGATAG CAAAAGCGAGTATGTTCGTTGTCTACACTTTGCAGAAGAAAATGTTCTGTATGTTGCCACAAATAATGGATATCTGCATCATGCTGAACTCTCTAACGTAGAGGATGTAAGATGGACTGAGATTATTCAGGTCACTGAGAAAGCACCAATTATCTGCATGGATGTCACGACAACATACTCAAACCTTTCTTTGAATAGGGAGGATATAATTGCCCTTGGAGATGGCCGGGGAAATGTTACTATCGTCCGTTTAACCAATGGCAGCATTGAACCAAAAGTGAACTTATCTTTTACCTGGCCAGCAGAAAAAGATAGGCAACTACTTGGAGTATACTGGTGCAGGTCACTCGAATGTAG TCACATTTTCACAGCTGATCCTAGGGGTGTGCTTAAGTTATGGAACATAAGAGATGCCCTGTTCTCAAGTACGGATGTTATCAATGCACCTCAGAAGTGTCCACTTGTAGCAGTGTTTGAATCCTCCTTTGGAGCTCGAATCATGTGTTTAGATGTATCTCCTCGAGCGGAG ATCCTTATAGCTGGTGATAAAAAGGGTAACATCACAGCCTTTCCTTTCCCAAAAATATTGGTACTGTATGACAGTGGTGTGATGCAACAGAAGATGCCTCCATGTGACCGTTTTAAAGGAGCTCATGGCATTTCTAGTGTCACAAGTGTTCATATAAAAGACTCCAGTTCCGATCAAATTGAAATTCACACT ACTGGGGGAGATGGCTGCATTTGCTTCTTCAAGTATGGAAGAAATGTGTGCAAGATTGAATTTTTTGGAATGAGGCAAGTAAAAGAATTGGGCACCATTCAATCCATCTACACTAATCTTGCACCTGAGAGCCAATTGAGTACCTATGCAATAGGTTTCACTTCTGCAGATTTTATCATTTGGGACCTTGAGAATGAAACAAAG ATGGCTCAAGTATCCTGTGGAGGTTGGCGGCGCCCTTATTCTTATTATCTTGGGACAGTCCCTGAGTATCAGAACTGCTTGGCCTTTGTAAAG GATCATGATATTCACATTCACAGGCATTGGGCGCCAACTCAAGATAAGAAATTACTCCCTCAAGTTCTCCATTTGCAGTTTCATGGTAGAGAAGTGCACTCATTGTGCTTCATAGATCCAGCAAGTTATTCACATCTTGAGAATAGCTCAGATCTGTTGATAGCAACAGGATGTGAAGATGGAACTGTGCGCCTTACAGg ATTCTTGACTAGTGGTTCTGGGAGATGGCGTTCCTCAAAGTTGCTAGGGGAACATGTTGGCGGTTCAGCAGTGCGAGCTACGTGCTTCACCCCGAAGACCTACACAATAACAGATAAATCATGTGACTACAGTTCAAACGGCATTTCTGATGACATTACGGTTGAAAACAAAGATGAGACTTTGTTACTCATATCTGTTGGATCAAAGCAAGTCCTGACTACTTGGATTTTGCAACCAAGGATAGAAAATGGACAAGTATGTCTGAATGGCTTAGATGTTGACTCCAAGCAAAGCTCCAAAAACTTGGAAAGTGGTGATTTGGCCATGTCATTTCAATGGCTAACTACCCACATGCCACCAAAGCTTACCAGGAACAGGTTGAAAGCTGGCCATATAAAACAGAGTGGTGAGGAAGGAAGTTCCTCTGCTGTGCAGCCAAATCTGGGTGTTATGGATCACATGGAAAATGACTGGCGTTACCTTTCTGTTACAGCATTTCTTTTGAAGCATCCGGTTCTTAG GTTGACCGTatgctttgttgttgttgcttgcTCAGACGCAACGGTTGTGCTCCGTGCTCTTCTGTTGCCTTCTCGATTGTG GTTTGATGTTGCCTTGTTGGTTCCACAGGCATCACCAGTTCTGGTGCTGCGGCATATTATCATCAATGCTAGCCACTATAAAG ATGATGATGGAGATAGATACCTTATTGTGAGTGGATCTACAGATGGTAGCATTACTTTCTGGAACCTGACAGAGACAGTTCATGGCTTCATGCAACTAATATCAGAGACGCATCCACACATGAGTATTGATTGTCAAAGGCGTCCCAGGACAGGAAGAGGGAGCCAAGGCGGTCGTCGCCGATGGAGATCACTGGCAAACCATTCTTCGAAAAAGAGAGATGGAGATAAATCACCCCCTGATGGGAGCAACCCGAGTACCCCATATGCTACTGAAAATTCATCTGAAACTTGTGGTGTGGAAAACACTCACAACACAGTGCATGAAGGAAGTGATGGCTCAAATTCTGAGATGCCTTCAAGTACCCAATCATGTGACGTACCTGAATTGATGCCAATACTATTATTATCTGGTGTCCATCAGTCAGGCGTTAATTGTCTCCACATATCATACTCAGCAACTGACAAGTCATACTGCATCATAAGTGGTGGGGATGATCAGGCTGTTCAGTGCTTCAGCTTCACAGTAGGATCTCTAGAGGACTCCTCAACTACCACAGCTAGGCTAAACTTGCATGACAATGGTACACTTAAAATTCTATTCCAACATAAGGTCCCATCAGCTCATAGTGCAGCAGTTAAAG GAATCTGGACAGACGGTACCTGGGCTTTCTCTACTGGCCTTGATCAAAGAGTAAGATGCTGGAAGATGGAATCATCTGCCAAATTCACGGAATACTCCCATGCTATCATTAGCGTGCCTGAACCTGAAACTCTAGATGTTTTCCATGACCG GGCAAAGACGAAGTACCAGATTGCTGTTGCTGGAAGGGGTATGCAAATGGTTGAGTTTTCACCACCTGAAGACGATTGCCAAAGGTGA
- the LOC101781749 gene encoding heavy metal-associated isoprenylated plant protein 39 isoform X2: protein MAQKVVLRVPAMTDDKTKQKAIEAVADIYGIDSIAADLKDNKMTVIGDMDAVAIAKKLKKMGKIDIVSVGPAKEEKKPEKKEEKKEEKADKKPAEGEKKDNK from the exons ATGGCTCAG AAGGTGGTGCTCCGGGTCCCGGCCATGACCGACGACAAGACGAAGCAGAAAGCCATCGAAGCTGTTGCTGATATCTACG GAATCGATTCGATCgcagcagacctcaaggacaaCAAGATGACGGTGATCGGCGACATGGACGCCGTGGCGATCGCCaagaagctgaagaagatggggaagatcGACATAGTTTCGGTCGGCCCCgccaaggaggagaagaagccggagaagaaggaagagaagaaagaggagaagGCTGACAAGAAGCCGGCGGAGGGGGAGAAGAAGGACAACAAGTGA
- the LOC101781749 gene encoding heavy metal-associated isoprenylated plant protein 39 isoform X1, whose translation MAQSNKDVSTGCWQKVVLRVPAMTDDKTKQKAIEAVADIYGIDSIAADLKDNKMTVIGDMDAVAIAKKLKKMGKIDIVSVGPAKEEKKPEKKEEKKEEKADKKPAEGEKKDNK comes from the exons ATGGCTCAG TCTAACAAGGATGTGTCCACGGGGTGCTGGCAGAAGGTGGTGCTCCGGGTCCCGGCCATGACCGACGACAAGACGAAGCAGAAAGCCATCGAAGCTGTTGCTGATATCTACG GAATCGATTCGATCgcagcagacctcaaggacaaCAAGATGACGGTGATCGGCGACATGGACGCCGTGGCGATCGCCaagaagctgaagaagatggggaagatcGACATAGTTTCGGTCGGCCCCgccaaggaggagaagaagccggagaagaaggaagagaagaaagaggagaagGCTGACAAGAAGCCGGCGGAGGGGGAGAAGAAGGACAACAAGTGA
- the LOC101782694 gene encoding non-specific lipid-transfer protein 2P — MTMKQQQVVVCAVLVLLAMAGVASAASCNVGQLTPCASALATGATPSASCCSSLKAQQGCFCTYAKNPTYARYINSPNAKKVVASCGLTVPRC, encoded by the coding sequence ATGACGAtgaagcagcagcaggtggtggtgtGCGCAGTGCTGGTGCTGCTGGCCATGGCGGGCGTCGCGTCGGCGGCGTCTTGCAACGTGGGTCAGCTGACGCCATGCGCGTCGGCGCTGGCGACGGGCGCGACGCCGTCGGCGTCGTGCTGCTCGAGCCTGAAAGCGCAGCAGGGGTGCTTCTGCACGTACGCCAAGAACCCCACCTACGCGCGCTACATCAACAGCCCCAACGCCAAGAAGGTGGTCGCCTCCTGCGGCCTCACCGTCCCGCGCTGCTAA
- the LOC101783116 gene encoding remorin translates to MAAEEAKKVEVEATKDIAEEKAVVPLPPPPAAKLDDKPADDSKAIVVVKDAAEKPAATGGSTERDAYLAKIVSEKRLTLITAWEESEKARAENRAAKKLAYITSWENAKKAEMEAELKKIEEQLEKKKAAYEEKLKNKLAMLHKTAEEKRALTEAKRGEEIIMAEELAAKYRAKGEAPTKLFGLLKA, encoded by the exons atggcggcggaggaggcgaagaaggtggaggtggaggcgaccAAGGACATCGCCGAGGAGAAGGCGGTCGTCCCactgccgcccccgccggcggccaagCTTGATGACAAGCCGGCCGATGACTCCAAGGCCATCGTTGTTGTCAAGG ACGCTGCTGAGAAACCTGCAGCTACAGGAGGTTCAACTGAAAGAG ATGCTTATCTCGCGAAAATTGTATCCGAGAAGAGATTGACTCTGATCACTGCATGGGAGGAGAGCGAGAAGGCAAGAGCCGAGAACAG GGCCGCCAAGAAACTTGCCTACATCACTTCTTGGGAGAACGCAAAGAAAGCAGAGATGGAGGCTGAGCTCAAAAAGATCGAG GAGCaactggagaagaagaaggcggcaTACGAAGAGAAGCTGAAGAACAAGCTGGCCATGCTCCACAAGACCGCAGAGGAGAAGAGGGCGCTGACGGAGGCAAAGCGCGGGGAGGAGATCATCATGGCGGAGGAACTGGCCGCCAAGTACCGCGCCAAGGGAGAGGCTCCCACAAAGCTCTTCGGACTCTTGAAAGCATAA